The nucleotide window AATGCCTAAAAGAGCTGCGCCAAGTGTCGTCCCTTCGATGGAGGAAATTGATGAAACAGAAGTAATTTTTAAACAGTGTCAAAAACCCTTTATCCTGATTGGGAACGGCGTAATTAGGCAAGGGGCTGGCGAAGCATTCCAAACCTTTGCTGAACTGCTTAGGGTACCAGTGGCAAACAGTTTTATGTCCAAAGGGGTCTTACCAAAAAATCATCCTCTTAACTACTTTACCTTTGGATTCAAAGACCATGATTTAGTACCAGAGGGAATAGCCGAGGCAGACTTACTGATTGTGATTGGTTTCGATCTGATTGAAAGCTTACCGAAAAACTGGAATAAAAACAAAGTTCCAGTTGTGCATATTCATTCTCAAGAAGCAGAGTATGATGAATATTATCCAGTTCGCAGTCAATTAATCGGTGATTTGAATCAAATTTTTAAGCTATTAAAAAATAGGGAAATAGTTTCTAAACAATGGGTCCCCGCCAACAGTCTTAAAGAGAGGATTTTGCAAGAAAGTCAAGTCTCCTGGAATGAAGAAACGATAAGTAAACAGCCACTAACGACCAGGAATATTCTCCATATAATCGAAAAGCACACTGACGAAAACACCATCGTATTATCTGATGTGGGTGAACACAAAATGAAAATAGCACGTCACTTCCAACCTGATAAGCCAGGACAATTAATCATTTCAAATGGACTTGCATCCATGGGAATTGCGTTGCCAGGATCTATAGGGGCAAAATTGGCTGCGCCAAATAAAAATGTAATATGTATAACAGGAGACGGAGGACTCCTGATGAACGTTGCGGAAATCGAAACAGCAAAAAGATTAGGGCTAGCTTTTGTGATCATTTGTCTGAATGATTCGATGCTTAAGATTGAAAAACAGATGATGGAAAAGCAGTTTGGCCACAGTTATGGTGTAAATTTCAGCAATCCGGATTTTGTTCAACTTGCAGGGAGCTTTGGGATCAAGGGTGTTAGGGTGAATAACCTTATTGAGCTTGACAACCTTCTTGCACATGAAATCTCATCACAGGAAGGAATTGTATTGATCGATGTCCCAATCAGTGAGTGAAGCATTCAGGCTTTTTAAGAATACAGTATGGGCTTAATCCAAAAGCTATTAAGTATACCTGATTGAAGACAATAGCACATTTACTTAATTTG belongs to Mesobacillus sp. AQ2 and includes:
- a CDS encoding acetolactate synthase large subunit codes for the protein MKTSDLLVQCLETEGVKYVFGIFGKEVLDLADSLSRSTSIQYVPVRHEQGAAFMADVYGRVAGKPGVCLATLGPGATNLLTGVASATLDGSPVVAITGQAGMERQHKQSHQFIDVVKIFEPATKWSVQIKQSETVPEIIHNAFWRAASEKPGAVLVELPENLASEAISRKAMPKRAAPSVVPSMEEIDETEVIFKQCQKPFILIGNGVIRQGAGEAFQTFAELLRVPVANSFMSKGVLPKNHPLNYFTFGFKDHDLVPEGIAEADLLIVIGFDLIESLPKNWNKNKVPVVHIHSQEAEYDEYYPVRSQLIGDLNQIFKLLKNREIVSKQWVPANSLKERILQESQVSWNEETISKQPLTTRNILHIIEKHTDENTIVLSDVGEHKMKIARHFQPDKPGQLIISNGLASMGIALPGSIGAKLAAPNKNVICITGDGGLLMNVAEIETAKRLGLAFVIICLNDSMLKIEKQMMEKQFGHSYGVNFSNPDFVQLAGSFGIKGVRVNNLIELDNLLAHEISSQEGIVLIDVPISE